TTGTCTCAATAGCTGTCAAATTCTCTTATGAGTTTATGAACACTGTCAAACTAGTACAAATGAACCCACACAGAATCTTTTAGCTAAATTCTTCTAGTTAGTTTACAAGCTTTGATTGATGCATGGTTTTTGTGTCAAAATGACTTTTTGGCGGATTTAGTTGGATATTTGAGGTTAATTGCATCTACTTTGCACTGCATATTAGGTTTGTAAGAGTTAATTACTTAATCTGATATATGGATCTtattttgttctgttttgttatTAAACTTTATGGTATTGTTGTGAGGCAAAAGGCATCATAACAGCTGTCTTGGGTCAATTATTGAATCAGTTTCTACTTCATTCCCTTTACTTTTTTACAGTTGGAATCAGGTTTAATTGTATTTACTTCATTATGTTCATTACTAATACTAagatatttattttgtattattttcaaaacatgTGAACTCTTGCATGTTGACAATTCAAGTTTGTTGGGGTTTCATGTGTCTACCTAAACTATCATGTTTGAAAACCTTGCTTGTCTGTACATATATTTAGATTGTCATTCTCTCTTCTAAGTTTAGGTTAGTAGCTTAATATtcatctttacttttttttagttGCGGAGCTATGACACATGTTTCCAAGGCATGCATGGAAAGACCACGGAAAGTAGGAGCAAAACATACAAACAAGCACATTGCTGCTGATGAAAAGGTAGAAACTTTTGAGCTTGACTATGATGGCAAACGGGACAGATGGAATGGGTATGATTCGTCAACGTACGCTCGAGTTATTGAGAGGTACGAAGCCAGAGATGACGCTCGTAAGAAGTTCTTGAAGGAAAAACAGCTGGAGAAATTGGAGAAGGGCGACCAAAATGATGAGGGTGCTGCAATTGATGAggctgaagatgatgatgaagatgatttaAGGGTAGATGAGGCAAAGGTTGATGAAAGCAAACAAATGGACTTTGCAAAGGTTGAGAAGCGTGTGCGAACAACAGGTGGTGGGAGTACAGGAACTGTGAGGTAATGTTTATGTTGTTCTCATTGTAAAAATGCAAGGCTAAGTTGATTGGTCCCATATTTACAACTAACACTTCTATTATTTTTCACACATGGATTGTAACTGAAATATCTTAACCTTCAGGAACCTACGTATTCGAGAGGATACTGCAAAATATCTTCTCAATCTTGAAGTCAATTCTTCACATTATGATCCCAAGACCAGGTCCATGCGTGAAGATCCTCTCCCAGAGGCAGATCCAAATGAAAAGTTTTACTTGGTAACTTGTCTCGAAGATCAATTTTTTTAGGAAacttaatgtttttagtttttattgcTTTTGCATGTTAATCTTGTAtttgagtttaaaaaaaattatgttctgTGTAGGGTGATAACCAATATAGAAATAGTGGTCAAGCTTTGGAATTCAAGGAGTTAAACATCCATGCTTGGGAAGCATTTGACAAGGGACAAGATGTTCATATGCAAGCAGCTCCTTCCCAAGCTGAATTGCTCTATAAGAATTTCAAGGTCATGAAGGAGAAATTGAAGTCTCAGACGAAGGAAACTATTATTGAGAAGTATGGCAATGCAGCTGACGAGGACAAGCTTCCAAGAGAACTTCTGCTGGGTCAGAGTGAGAGGCAAGTTGAGTATGATCGTGCTGGTAGAATTATTAAGGGACAGGTAAGACTTGCATTGTACATCTTTACTGTCGTAAAATTTTAAGTTGCGTTATGCTTGGGAAGATTTTTGTTCAACTCAGCATTATGCTTTTTGTTGTTAGGATGATAGTAATTGTTATTTTCTGTTGTTTCTAATAGGAAGCTGCAATCCCCAGAAGCAAGTATGACGAAGATGTTTACATTAACAACCACACAACTGTTTGGGGCTCATGGTGGAAGGATCACCAATGGGGTTTTAAGTGCTGCAAACAGACAATACGTAATAGCTATTGCACTGGTGCTGCTGGTATTGAGGCTGCTGAGGCTGCAAGTGATCTCATGAGAGCTAATATTGCACGCAAGGAGGCTGCTGCAGGTTTGTATGCTGATACCATATTCTTGATGTGCCTCTATCTCCTTCTCTTCTCTGTTGTTATTAGTTTCTTCTTCTATGTTTGATTATTGCTTGTTCATATTTTGCATCTTGATTCTTCGTTGTTGATCTTTAACTGTTTTCTTGAATCCGTACAGAGGATCCGACACCAGCAGAAGACAAAAGGCCTGCTACATGGGGAACTGATGTACCAGACGACCTAGTTCTGGATGATAAATTGCTTGCTGACGCACTCAAAAAGGTAATATAAATATATCAGCCATACACGCGGACACACAAAATTTTACGCTTCAACATCCCTCGATATTTATTAGTTCTATTGTTTTTTCTTATTCTATCTCGTGTGGAATTAATTATTGGTTTATGCCAATAACTTTGTCGACCTTAATTACCAAGTTCGAGACACCAATTGATTCAAACTAAATATTGCATGTAATTTGTTGAAATTATGactgtctttttttttttaaaaaataatgttatggTTTAGCAATAGACGATGGATTTTCTATTTTAGCATAaggtaaaataatttattgtggATATTTGAATCTTTTTGAGGTGAATTATTCAGATATTCACGTGTTTGTGCATTGTGCTGGTATTTTGCAGGAGGAtcaaagaaagagagaagagaaagatgAGAGGAAGCGGAAATATAATGTTAGATGGAATGATGAggtataattttcttttttttgctgGT
This genomic interval from Trifolium pratense cultivar HEN17-A07 linkage group LG6, ARS_RC_1.1, whole genome shotgun sequence contains the following:
- the LOC123889556 gene encoding pre-mRNA-splicing factor SLU7-A-like, with product MATASVAFKSREDHRKQIELEEARKAGLAPAELDEDGKEINPHIPQYMSSAPWYLNAERPSLKHQRKWKSDPNYTKSWYDRGAKIFQANKYRKGACENCGAMTHVSKACMERPRKVGAKHTNKHIAADEKVETFELDYDGKRDRWNGYDSSTYARVIERYEARDDARKKFLKEKQLEKLEKGDQNDEGAAIDEAEDDDEDDLRVDEAKVDESKQMDFAKVEKRVRTTGGGSTGTVRNLRIREDTAKYLLNLEVNSSHYDPKTRSMREDPLPEADPNEKFYLGDNQYRNSGQALEFKELNIHAWEAFDKGQDVHMQAAPSQAELLYKNFKVMKEKLKSQTKETIIEKYGNAADEDKLPRELLLGQSERQVEYDRAGRIIKGQEAAIPRSKYDEDVYINNHTTVWGSWWKDHQWGFKCCKQTIRNSYCTGAAGIEAAEAASDLMRANIARKEAAAEDPTPAEDKRPATWGTDVPDDLVLDDKLLADALKKEDQRKREEKDERKRKYNVRWNDEVTQEDMEAYRMKKVHHDDPMSKFMN